In one Sesamum indicum cultivar Zhongzhi No. 13 linkage group LG12, S_indicum_v1.0, whole genome shotgun sequence genomic region, the following are encoded:
- the LOC105175659 gene encoding SH3 domain-containing protein 3: MDALRKQASKLREQVAKQQQAVIKQFGGSGYESSQVMVIDEVEMQMHHQLEKLYRSTRSGRDFQKEIVKAAEAFTAVGYKHIEAGTKLSEDCSKYGVENASDEILAKAASIYGDARKHVEKEQDDFNRLLFTQVLEPLRAMITGSPLEDARHLAQRYSRMRQEAEAQAAEVSRRQARVRESPIPENVAKLHAAETKMQELKANMAVLGKEAAAALAAVESQQQRLTFQRLVTMVEGERTYHERVATILGNIETEMVSEKQRKEAAPPVTPLNHTSEKTKYFLAEAMHAFDAASEKELSLAVGDYVVVRKVTPSGWSEGECQGRAGWFPTAYVEKRQRIPTNYTATEVY, from the exons ATGGATGCTTTGAGGAAGCAAGCCAGTAAGCTCAGAGAACAAGTCGCCAAACAGCAGCAG gcTGTAATAAAGCAGTTCGGTGGGAGCGGCTATGAGAGTTCCCAAGTTATGGTTATTGATGAGGTGGAGATGCAGATGCATCACCAATTGGAGAAATTGTATAGATCTACTCGTTCTGGAAGG GATTTTCAGAAAGAAATTGTCAAAGCAGCTGAAGCATTCACTGCTGTAGGATATAAACATATAGAAGCTG GAACCAAGTTGTCAGAAGATTGTTCCAAATATGGGGTTGAGAATGCTAGCGATGAGATTCTTGCCAAGGCTGCATCCATTTATGGGGATGCTCGTAAACACGTGGAGAAGGAGCAAGATGACTTCAATAGACTATTGTTTACACAG gTCTTAGAACCCTTGAGAGCAATGATTACTGGTAGTCCTTTGGAAGATGCTCGTCATCTTGCGCAACGATACAGTCGAATGAGACAAGAAGCTGAGGCACAG GCAGCGGAAGTTTCTCGAAGACAAGCACGTGTGCGGGAATCTCCTATTCCTGAAAATGTGGCAAAGCTGCACGCAGCAGAAACGAAGATGCAAGAACTCAAAGCAAATATGGCAGTACTTGGTAaagaagcagcagcagcattGGCTGCTGTAGAATCACAGCAGCAGAGGCTTACATTTCAGAGACTTGTTACAATG GTTGAAGGTGAAAGGACTTATCATGAGAGGGTTGCTACAATTCTTGGTAATATTGAAACTGAG ATGGTCTCAGAGAAACAAAGGAAAGAGGCCGCTCCTCCAGTGACTCCTCTTAATCACACTTCAGAGAAAACCAAGTACTTTCTGGCTGAG GCAATGCATGCTTTTGATGCTGCATCCGAGAAGGAACTAAGCTTGGCCGTGGGTGATTATGTTGTCGTCCGGAAG GTGACTCCATCTGGATGGTCCGAGGGAGAATGCCAAGGCAGAGCAGGATGGTTCCCAACTGCATATGTCGAGAAACGCCAAAGAATTCCGACAAACTATACTGCGACTGAAGTTTATTAA
- the LOC105175660 gene encoding serine/threonine-protein phosphatase 4 regulatory subunit 2-A isoform X1, which yields MPSGAKKRKAAKKKKGNQSNNHPNPSSASAHSHAGDEDVKHQDDKGSDVGEVSSPASQDHHRHETLLTEGEEEEIEKEWNLSNPPTVGELKTDTAHVQKALESVVRVETEIEIDNESGHKDETKSYDGGSSGRSSSSSSSSSSDNESHGIKNSESAMDISSVVDSTKVADSLSAMLADSIFSAPTKEARDSVAEKISVSGEQVGVDISSPTNITVAPYVVESGDQENGGKKLNSVEDKVGTSMALERKEEAIVQSVQATATISGPKECVAQETDERLTLPYNAQSATADNEAEHKKDSGVTQPLLVPSPHRVHGTSWKSCCGLFEVFSGSGA from the exons ATGCCATCAGGTGCGAAGAAGCGGAAAGCtgccaagaaaaagaagggaaaTCAGTCCAACAACCACCCTAATCCCTCTTCTGCTTCTGCTCACTCTCATG CAGGGGATGAAGACGTGAAACACCAGGACGATAAAGGGAGTGATGTTGGGGAGGTTAGTTCACCTGCATCTCAAGACCACCATCGCCACGAGACCCTTTTGACGGAGGGGGAGGAAGAAGAGATTGAGAAGGAATGGAACCTCTCCAATCCTCCTACCGTGGGAGAACTGAAGACAGACACTGCTCACGTGCAAAAAGCCTTGGAGAGTGTTGTTCGGGTTGAAACGGAAATCGAGATTGACAATGAATCGGGACACAAAGATGAAACGAAATCTTATGATGGAGGTTCATCTGGTAGATCTAGTagtagcagcagcagcagcagttcAGATAATGAGAGTCATGGTATCAAGAATAGTGAATCTGCCATGGATATTTCTTCAGTCGTTGATTCAACAAAGGTAGCCGATTCTTTGTCCGCAATGTTAGCGGACTCTATTTTTAGTGCACCAACCAAAGAGGCACGTGATTCAGTTGCAGAAAAGATCTCAGTGTCGGGCGAGCAAGTAGGAGTGGATATCAGTTCTCCAACTAACATCACTGTGGCTCCTTATGTAGTTGAATCTGGAGACCAGGAAAATGGGGGAAAGAAGTTGAATTCTGTTGAGGATAAAGTTGGTACATCAATGGCTTTAGAGAGGAAGGAAGAAGCGATTGTTCAGTCTGTTCAGGCCACTGCTACAATTTCAGGTCCGAAGGAATGTGTTGCACAAGAAACTGATGAGAGATTGACATTGCCATACAATGCACAAAGTGCTACTGCTGATAATGAAGCTGAACACAAGAAAGATTCTGGAGTTACCCAG CCTTTGCTGGTTCCTTCTCCACATCGAGTGCACGGAACATCCTGGAAGAGTTGTTGTGGACTGTTTGAAGTGTTTTCCGGGTCTGGTGCATAA
- the LOC105175660 gene encoding uncharacterized protein LOC105175660 isoform X2 produces the protein MPSGAKKRKAAKKKKGNQSNNHPNPSSASAHSHGDEDVKHQDDKGSDVGEVSSPASQDHHRHETLLTEGEEEEIEKEWNLSNPPTVGELKTDTAHVQKALESVVRVETEIEIDNESGHKDETKSYDGGSSGRSSSSSSSSSSDNESHGIKNSESAMDISSVVDSTKVADSLSAMLADSIFSAPTKEARDSVAEKISVSGEQVGVDISSPTNITVAPYVVESGDQENGGKKLNSVEDKVGTSMALERKEEAIVQSVQATATISGPKECVAQETDERLTLPYNAQSATADNEAEHKKDSGVTQPLLVPSPHRVHGTSWKSCCGLFEVFSGSGA, from the exons ATGCCATCAGGTGCGAAGAAGCGGAAAGCtgccaagaaaaagaagggaaaTCAGTCCAACAACCACCCTAATCCCTCTTCTGCTTCTGCTCACTCTCATG GGGATGAAGACGTGAAACACCAGGACGATAAAGGGAGTGATGTTGGGGAGGTTAGTTCACCTGCATCTCAAGACCACCATCGCCACGAGACCCTTTTGACGGAGGGGGAGGAAGAAGAGATTGAGAAGGAATGGAACCTCTCCAATCCTCCTACCGTGGGAGAACTGAAGACAGACACTGCTCACGTGCAAAAAGCCTTGGAGAGTGTTGTTCGGGTTGAAACGGAAATCGAGATTGACAATGAATCGGGACACAAAGATGAAACGAAATCTTATGATGGAGGTTCATCTGGTAGATCTAGTagtagcagcagcagcagcagttcAGATAATGAGAGTCATGGTATCAAGAATAGTGAATCTGCCATGGATATTTCTTCAGTCGTTGATTCAACAAAGGTAGCCGATTCTTTGTCCGCAATGTTAGCGGACTCTATTTTTAGTGCACCAACCAAAGAGGCACGTGATTCAGTTGCAGAAAAGATCTCAGTGTCGGGCGAGCAAGTAGGAGTGGATATCAGTTCTCCAACTAACATCACTGTGGCTCCTTATGTAGTTGAATCTGGAGACCAGGAAAATGGGGGAAAGAAGTTGAATTCTGTTGAGGATAAAGTTGGTACATCAATGGCTTTAGAGAGGAAGGAAGAAGCGATTGTTCAGTCTGTTCAGGCCACTGCTACAATTTCAGGTCCGAAGGAATGTGTTGCACAAGAAACTGATGAGAGATTGACATTGCCATACAATGCACAAAGTGCTACTGCTGATAATGAAGCTGAACACAAGAAAGATTCTGGAGTTACCCAG CCTTTGCTGGTTCCTTCTCCACATCGAGTGCACGGAACATCCTGGAAGAGTTGTTGTGGACTGTTTGAAGTGTTTTCCGGGTCTGGTGCATAA
- the LOC105175661 gene encoding uncharacterized protein LOC105175661: MQPYKKGTKILVAVVHISSLSICRKGNEDLKVPLQSDRLRMAGEQLKPVAGLLLFLNFCMYTIILGIGGWAMNRAINHGFVIGPGFELPAHFSPIYFPMGNAATGFFVVYALIAGVVGVASAISGLNHIRYWDVDSLPAAASAATIAWTLTLLAMGFACKEIELHFRNARLRTMEAFIIILSATQLFYLAAIHGAASRRRA, translated from the exons ATGCAGCCTTACAAGAAAGGAACCAAAATCCTTGTGGCCGTTGTACATATAAGTTCCCTTTCAATCTGCAGAAAGGGCAACGAAGACTTGAAAGTTCCACTGCAATCTGACAGATTAAGGATGGCTGGAGAACAGCTCAAACCTGTTGCAGGGCTGCTCTTGTTCCTCAACTTCTGCATGTACACAATAATTTTGGGTATTGGTGGCTGGGCAATGAACAGAGCTATCAACCATGGTTTCGTCATTG GTCCAGGATTTGAACTGCCAGCACACTTCTCACCAATATACTTCCCAATGGGGAATGCTGCCACTGGATTCTTTGTGGTGTATGCTTTGATTGCTGGTGTGGTTGGAGTTGCATCAGCCATCTCCGGGTTGAACCATATTCGCTATTGGGATGTCGATAGTTTGCCTGCTGCTGCCTCTGCCGCTACCATTGCCTGGACTCTTACGCTTCTCGCCATGGG TTTTGCCTGCAAAGAGATTGAACTGCATTTTAGAAATGCCCGCCTG AGAACAATGGAAGCTTTCATCATAATTCTGTCCGCCACTCAACTCTTTTACTTAGCCGCCATCCATGGAGCTGCATCAAGGAGAAGAGCTTGA
- the LOC105175662 gene encoding 60S ribosomal protein L32-1 has translation MAVPLLDKKIIKKRVKKFKRPQSDRFVSVKPSWRRPKGIDSRVRRKFKGSTLMPNIGYGSDKKTRHYLPNGFKKFLVHNVKELELLMMHNRIYCAEIAHNISTKKRKEIVERAAQLDVVVTNKLARLRSQEDE, from the exons ATGGCGGTGCCTCTGCTGGATaagaaaatcatcaaaaaGAGGGTCAAGAAGTTCAAAAGGCCACAAAGCGATCGATTTGTTTCTGTCAAG CCAAGCTGGCGTAGGCCTAAGGGTATTGATTCCCGGGTCAGAAGAAAATTCAAGGGATCCACCTTGATGCCCAACATTGGATATGGATCTGACAAGAAGACTCGTCACTATCTTCCTAACggctttaaaaaatttcttgtgCACAATGTGAAGGAGCTTGAGTTGCTGATGATGCACAACAG GATTTACTGTGCGGAAATTGCCCACAACATATCCacaaaaaagaggaaagaaatTGTAGAACGTGCTGCTCAGCTTGATGTTGTTGTCACGAACAAGCTTGCTCGGTTGCGTAGCCAGGAGGATGAATAA
- the LOC105175663 gene encoding uncharacterized protein LOC105175663 — translation MLSSSIFCSCSNSLSPSLNFAASQQVTFLAGKQVNSGPNCSLSSKLPSTSLHIRVPSRSVVRSTATQELVETTSSASGFVETGYIYGVHGLQGEVRVKPSTDFPDLRFSKPGTRWLKQQVSGTETLREIELVEGRGHPGQSWIVRFNNIDTVEQAQKLVGSTILVTDKDRPDLEEGEFYTHDLIGMKVILKESGEPIGVVVNVFNSGASDLLHVKLNSLRNIHDKIGKSKIGQGDSGPLVWVPFVESIVPTVDLEKREMLITPPKGLLELNIRSDERSKKERREHEWKERKKFQRRLVAAKKKLCEMEQEHVFHGFRYGDKDQRGLLANQIVTVNSKLLQQALQTIEIPLTRPNLLNFLSAVPRLNTVRVSGNPWSAGSGKLSDPNCKLQREGNLLTSNGKVAIFLVLDEIGEMKRSSDANLVNSEGNDNACLIGKALLDHIGFVEIKDRLAVPLVLVSSADLVGCLQELFSNHDHYSFDPEKVWFLEEEKLPVVSSSLGGYGKHKILMKSPWEFLQRPIGSGGLISLLSSQDSLLDQLGELGVEYIQVLKSNKNRRNDHKVVGLVDSCKANVGVGLFKDITSEEDFDVVLSMSFLRKLVKQMNKLQFEAVLTCNSYVEKVDKEWVDVVPSSPNSYEFHSSIYNCLNATPINKVCVLDSTE, via the exons ATGCTGAGCTCTTCGATTTTCTGTTCTTGTTccaattctctctctccttccCTAAACTTCGCGGCATCGCAGCAAGTTACATTTCTCGCAGGCAAACAGGTTAATTCTGGGCCTAATTGTTCACTCTCCAGCAAATTACCGTCGACTTCTTTGCATATTCGCGTACCTTCTCGTTCTGTTGTTCGTTCTACTG CTACGCAGGAGCTTGTTGAGACAACTTCATCTGCTTCGGGTTTTGTTGAGACTGGTTACATTTATGGTGTTCATGGACTCCAAGGAGAGGTTAGGGTAAAGCCAAGCACAGATTTTCCCGATCTGCGCTTTTCCAAG CCAGGGACTAGATGGTTAAAACAACAAGTATCAGGAACTGAAACTCTTCGAGAAATTGAACTAGTGGAGGGCCGTGGGCACCCTGGACAAAGTTGGATAGTAAGATTTAATAACATCGACACAGTAGAACAG GCACAAAAACTTGTTGGGTCGACTATATTGGTTACAGATAAAGATAGACCAGACTTAGAGGAAGGCGAGTTCTATACTCATGACCTCATTGGAATGAAAGTTATTCTCAAG GAATCAGGGGAACCAATAGGAGTTGTTGTTAATGTTTTCAATAGTGGCGCAAGCGATCTTCTACACGTCAAGCTTAACTCATTGAGGAATATTCATGACAAGATTGGGAAGTCAAAAATTGGGCAAGGTGATTCTGGTCCACTAGTGTGGGTTCCGTTTGTTGAATCAATTGTTCCAACTGTTGATttggaaaaaagagaaatgttAATTACACCTCCAAAGGGGCTCCTGGAGTTAAATATTCGCTCCGATGAGAGatccaagaaagaaagacGTGAGCAT GaatggaaagaaagaaaaaagttccAAAGACGCTTGGTAGCAGCAAAAAAGAAACTGTGTGAAATGGAACAGGAACATGTGTTTCATGGGTTTAGATATGGAGATAAAGATCAAAGGGGCTTGCTTGCAAATCAAATAGTAActgtaaattcaaaattgcTGCAACAGGCTCTACAAACTATTGAGATCCCCTTGACGAG GCCAAATCTGCTCAATTTTTTGAGTGCTGTGCCAAGACTAAACACTGTAAGAGTATCTGGGAATCCCTGGTCTGCTGGAAGCGGGAAGTTGTCTGATCCAAATTGCAAACTGCAAAGGGAGGGTAACCTTTTGACTTCAAATGGCAAAGTTGCCATATTTTTAGTATTGGATGAAATTGGAGAGATGAAAAGGAGTTCTGATGCCAATCTTGTTAACTCCGAAGGAAATGACAATGCGTGTCTGATTGGAAAAGCATTACTGGATCATATTGGATTTGTTGAG ATCAAAGACCGCTTAGCTGTGCCTCTCGTATTGGTTTCTTCTGCTGATTTAGTCGGTTGTCTTCAAGAATTGTTCTCAAATCATGACCACTATTCATTTGATCCCGAAAAG GTCTGGTTTTTGGAAGAAGAGAAGCTTCCTGTTGTTAGTAGCTCTCTTGGAGGGTATGGCAAGCACAAGATATTGATGAAGTCGCCTTGGGAATTCCTCCAAAGACCAATTGGATCTGGAGGGCTGATTAGCTTACTTTCATCCCAGGACTCATTATTAGATCAACTTGGTGAACTTGGCGTGGAGTATATCCAG GTTctgaaaagcaataaaaacCGCAGAAACGACCACAAGGTTGTCGGCCTTGTTGATTCGTGCAAAGCAAACGTGGGAGTTGGTCTCTTCAAAGATATCACGTCGGAAGAAGATTTTGATGTGGTATTGTCCATGAGTTTCTTGAGGAAGTTGGTGAAGCAGATGAACAAACTTCAGTTTGAAGCTGTTCTTACTTGTAATTCATATGTGGAGAAGGTTGACAAGGAGTGGGTTGATGTCGTACCCTCTTCTCCCAATTCTTACGAGTTTCATTCTTCTATTTATAACTGCTTGAATGCTACGCCTATCAACAAGGTTTGTGTATTGGATTCTACTGAATAA